A window from Planctomicrobium piriforme encodes these proteins:
- a CDS encoding flavoprotein: MQGKEILVGVAGGVAAYKTADLVSKLVQRGAGVTVVMTASAHEFIGETTFQALTNRPVYTKMFQPQEHFLGEHIGLARRADLFVIAPATANVLARLAHGLADDLLTTLALVATCPVLLAPAMNNEMWTKPSVQRNVTQLQQDGLKFVGPGSGWLSCGVIGPGRMAEPVEILKSIEELLA; the protein is encoded by the coding sequence ATGCAGGGGAAAGAAATTCTCGTCGGCGTGGCAGGCGGGGTGGCGGCATACAAGACTGCCGACCTTGTCAGCAAGCTTGTACAACGCGGCGCTGGAGTCACCGTGGTGATGACGGCATCAGCTCATGAGTTCATCGGCGAAACCACGTTTCAGGCGCTGACCAACCGCCCGGTCTACACGAAGATGTTCCAGCCGCAGGAACACTTTTTAGGGGAACACATCGGTCTCGCCCGTCGTGCCGACTTGTTCGTTATCGCTCCCGCCACGGCCAATGTCCTGGCGCGGCTGGCACATGGCCTGGCCGACGATTTGCTGACGACGCTGGCGCTGGTTGCCACCTGTCCCGTACTGCTCGCCCCGGCGATGAACAATGAAATGTGGACCAAGCCGTCTGTCCAGCGGAATGTCACTCAGTTGCAGCAGGACGGCCTGAAGTTCGTCGGCCCCGGCTCAGGCTGGCTGAGCTGCGGAGTCATCGGCCCCGGCCGCATGGCTGAACCCGTTGAAATTCTGAAGTCGATCGAAGAGCTTCTCGCCTGA
- the eno gene encoding phosphopyruvate hydratase, whose translation MSLAILSVHGRQILDSRGNPTVEVDVELEDGAVGRAAVPSGASTGAHEACELRDGDKSRYLGKGVEKAVSNVNDELDALLCGMDAFDQSGVDRAMIEADGTPNKARLGANAILACSMAVARASAASCGLPLFRYLGGAGACRLPAPMMNIINGGAHANNGIDLQEFMIFPLGFDSFSDALRCGAEVFHSLKKVLHDKGMSTAVGDEGGFAPDLKNSEEAIQVILSAIEKAGYKPGEQVKLALDCAATEYYDAKKKIYTVEGKTYDAPGMAEMLAGWAEKYPICSIEDGFSEDDWDGWKLLTDRLGDKCQLVGDDLFVTNSSRLAEGIEKGIANSILVKVNQIGSLTETMQAVDMAYKNGYTAVMSHRSGETEDTTIADLAVALGTGQIKTGSASRTDRICKYNQLLRIEELLGDGAIYGGTIS comes from the coding sequence ATGAGTTTGGCAATTCTGTCAGTTCACGGCCGGCAGATCCTGGACAGCCGCGGCAACCCCACGGTCGAAGTGGATGTGGAACTGGAAGACGGAGCCGTGGGCCGGGCTGCCGTCCCCAGCGGCGCCAGCACCGGGGCTCACGAAGCCTGCGAACTGCGAGACGGCGATAAATCACGTTACCTGGGTAAGGGCGTGGAAAAGGCCGTTTCCAATGTGAACGACGAACTGGACGCCCTGCTGTGCGGAATGGACGCCTTCGATCAGTCGGGCGTCGACCGCGCGATGATTGAAGCGGACGGCACTCCGAACAAGGCCCGCCTTGGAGCGAACGCGATTCTGGCCTGTTCGATGGCTGTCGCCCGGGCTTCGGCTGCAAGCTGCGGCTTGCCGCTGTTCCGTTATCTCGGCGGCGCCGGCGCCTGCCGTCTGCCGGCTCCCATGATGAACATCATCAACGGGGGAGCCCATGCCAACAACGGCATCGACCTGCAGGAATTCATGATCTTCCCGCTGGGATTCGACAGCTTCAGCGATGCCCTGCGTTGCGGAGCGGAAGTCTTCCACAGCCTGAAGAAGGTGCTGCATGATAAGGGCATGAGCACCGCTGTCGGCGATGAAGGGGGCTTTGCTCCCGACCTGAAGAACAGCGAAGAAGCGATTCAGGTGATCCTCTCGGCCATCGAAAAAGCCGGGTACAAGCCGGGCGAACAGGTGAAACTGGCCCTCGACTGTGCCGCGACCGAGTACTACGACGCCAAGAAGAAGATCTACACCGTCGAAGGCAAAACCTACGACGCGCCGGGCATGGCCGAAATGCTGGCCGGCTGGGCAGAAAAGTACCCGATCTGCTCGATCGAAGACGGCTTCTCGGAAGACGACTGGGACGGCTGGAAGCTGCTGACCGACCGCCTCGGCGACAAATGCCAGCTCGTCGGCGACGACCTGTTCGTCACCAACAGCTCGCGTCTCGCCGAAGGGATCGAAAAGGGGATCGCCAACAGCATCCTCGTGAAGGTCAACCAGATCGGCTCGCTGACCGAAACGATGCAGGCCGTCGACATGGCTTACAAGAACGGCTACACCGCCGTGATGAGCCATCGCTCGGGCGAAACCGAAGACACCACGATCGCCGATCTGGCCGTGGCCCTCGGCACCGGACAGATCAAAACCGGCTCCGCCAGCCGCACCGACCGCATCTGCAAGTACAACCAGTTGTTGCGGATCGAAGAACTGCTGGGCGACGGGGCCATTTACGGCGGCACGATTTCGTAA
- a CDS encoding Sec-independent protein translocase subunit TatA/TatB, producing the protein MFGLGMTELIVLAVIVLLLFGSRLPSAMRSLGSSFNSFKKGMKEGEDDSSSGHLDSPKH; encoded by the coding sequence ATGTTTGGCCTCGGAATGACTGAGTTGATCGTCCTGGCAGTGATCGTGCTGTTGCTGTTCGGCAGTCGGTTGCCATCGGCGATGCGGTCGCTCGGCAGCTCTTTCAATTCCTTCAAGAAAGGAATGAAAGAGGGAGAAGACGACTCAAGCTCCGGCCATCTCGATTCTCCGAAGCACTGA
- a CDS encoding lysophospholipid acyltransferase family protein produces the protein MKIRNRNIIRLVARIVAWINRCLYATCRLRVIESVPHSSPYAPTNGEMFIYCNWHDGILNSMFCGKPLTMSALTSRHADGEYVAVVMDAIGILPIRGSNNHGGATAAKQLMSAASKFHVTITTDGPRGPRRVVKPGIVFLASQTGRRILPVACSGSNAWHPRGRWTDMVVPLPFSTAYVLGGVPMSVPPNLSKEELAPYRDALQRQMDELQERIDAIAAGREAEPALTLAKAA, from the coding sequence GTGAAAATTCGGAACCGAAATATCATCCGCCTGGTCGCCAGGATCGTCGCCTGGATCAATCGCTGCCTGTATGCCACATGCCGATTACGGGTCATTGAATCGGTCCCGCACTCGTCGCCCTATGCTCCCACGAACGGGGAGATGTTCATCTATTGCAACTGGCACGATGGAATTCTGAATTCGATGTTCTGCGGGAAACCGCTCACCATGTCGGCCCTCACCAGCCGCCATGCCGACGGGGAATACGTCGCCGTGGTTATGGACGCCATCGGGATCTTGCCGATCCGGGGTTCGAACAATCACGGCGGCGCCACCGCGGCCAAACAACTCATGTCGGCGGCTTCGAAATTCCACGTCACGATCACCACCGACGGCCCACGCGGTCCGCGACGGGTGGTGAAGCCTGGGATCGTCTTTCTCGCCAGCCAGACCGGCCGCCGCATCCTGCCGGTCGCCTGTTCCGGCAGCAATGCCTGGCATCCGCGCGGCCGCTGGACTGATATGGTCGTTCCCTTGCCCTTCTCGACCGCCTATGTGCTGGGGGGAGTGCCGATGTCCGTGCCGCCCAATCTCAGCAAGGAAGAACTTGCTCCCTATCGCGATGCCCTGCAGCGGCAGATGGACGAACTGCAGGAGAGGATCGATGCTATTGCCGCTGGCCGCGAAGCCGAACCGGCGCTCACGCTCGCCAAAGCGGCGTGA
- a CDS encoding HisA/HisF-related TIM barrel protein codes for MDLVPVLDLKQGQVIRGIAGQREHYHANTSRLVKSADPVDTCQALKQAFRPHWMYIADLDAIENGEVQYAVLNSLVQCGVPLAVDAGVASIERAQRLIDLGVSKVIIGLETLPHLELLGKFTSALGPDRIIFSLDLRDGEPIGVAADGMHPNQVVSIGLDQGIRQLIVLELSRIGTSRGVPTGPLCHSIKNRRADLVVWTGGGVRQLADLHRLQLCRLDGVMVASSLHDGQITPADWQSFETLDVDETLLAMDA; via the coding sequence ATGGATCTGGTTCCCGTCCTCGATCTGAAACAAGGCCAGGTGATCCGCGGTATCGCCGGCCAGCGCGAACATTACCACGCCAATACCAGCCGGCTGGTGAAGTCGGCCGATCCGGTCGACACCTGTCAGGCCCTCAAGCAGGCGTTTCGACCGCACTGGATGTACATCGCCGATCTCGACGCGATCGAAAACGGAGAAGTGCAGTACGCCGTTTTGAATTCGCTTGTGCAGTGCGGAGTGCCCCTGGCAGTCGACGCCGGCGTGGCTTCAATTGAACGGGCACAGCGGCTGATTGACCTGGGCGTCAGCAAGGTCATCATTGGCCTGGAGACGCTGCCGCATCTGGAGCTGCTGGGGAAATTCACCTCGGCCTTGGGACCAGACCGCATCATCTTCAGTCTCGATCTCCGGGACGGTGAACCGATCGGCGTTGCCGCCGACGGCATGCATCCCAATCAGGTCGTCTCGATTGGCCTCGATCAGGGGATTCGGCAACTCATTGTGCTGGAACTCTCGCGGATCGGTACCAGCCGCGGCGTCCCGACCGGGCCGCTCTGTCACTCGATCAAGAACCGCCGCGCGGATCTGGTCGTCTGGACGGGGGGCGGCGTACGGCAACTGGCCGACCTGCACCGACTACAGTTGTGCCGTTTGGACGGCGTGATGGTCGCGTCATCCCTGCACGACGGACAAATTACTCCCGCCGACTGGCAGTCGTTCGAGACACTGGACGTGGACGAAACGCTGCTGGCGATGGACGCCTGA
- a CDS encoding NAD(P)/FAD-dependent oxidoreductase, which translates to MTRTPMFSQQHQVVVIGGGFGGLHAVQGLRRAPVEVKLIDKRNFHLFQPLLYQVASGALSPANIAAPLRQILSRQANCQVMMGEVVGIDAVHRRVDLTDGEVHYDTLVLAAGATHSYFGNDHWGHLAPGLKTVEDATEMRARILTAFEWAELETDSEIRRRLLTFVIVGAGPTGVELAGALAEISHRSLKDDFRTIDPAESQIMLVEAADRVLTPFPPALSAKAQASLERLGVTVRCKTSVADVAADHVVLKFDGQTEVVPTQTVLWAAGVRASPLAKIVAASTGAQMDRAGRVIVERDLSLPGFPEIFVIGDMANYGHHGERPLPGVAPVAIQEGQFVARLIDSRVREKPAPVFKYHDRGNLATIGRWSAVADFQWLQMSGFFAWVLWLVVHLLNIISFRNRVLVLIQWGWNFLSSDRSARLITGEYRPPDVSYLGRIPPDQEVAPAGRIEGSGRIENAAAKE; encoded by the coding sequence ATGACGCGAACTCCCATGTTTTCCCAGCAGCACCAGGTGGTCGTCATTGGCGGCGGCTTTGGCGGGCTGCATGCCGTGCAAGGATTGCGACGAGCTCCCGTCGAGGTCAAGCTGATCGACAAACGAAACTTCCACCTTTTTCAGCCGCTGTTGTATCAGGTGGCCAGCGGCGCCCTCTCGCCAGCCAACATCGCCGCCCCGCTACGGCAGATTCTCTCGCGGCAGGCCAACTGCCAGGTGATGATGGGGGAAGTGGTCGGTATCGACGCCGTGCATCGCCGCGTCGATCTCACCGACGGTGAAGTTCACTATGACACATTGGTTCTCGCGGCCGGCGCGACGCACAGCTACTTCGGGAACGATCACTGGGGACATCTGGCGCCAGGCCTGAAGACGGTGGAAGACGCCACCGAGATGCGTGCCCGCATTCTGACGGCCTTTGAATGGGCGGAACTGGAAACCGATTCGGAGATCCGCCGCCGGCTGCTGACCTTCGTCATTGTGGGGGCCGGGCCGACCGGAGTCGAACTCGCCGGTGCGCTGGCCGAAATCTCTCACCGCAGCTTGAAAGACGATTTCCGCACGATTGATCCGGCCGAGTCCCAGATCATGCTGGTCGAAGCGGCCGACCGCGTGCTGACTCCGTTTCCGCCGGCCCTCTCCGCGAAGGCGCAGGCGTCTCTGGAACGCCTTGGCGTGACCGTCCGCTGCAAAACATCCGTCGCTGACGTCGCCGCCGATCATGTCGTCCTGAAATTCGATGGACAGACCGAGGTTGTGCCGACGCAAACGGTTCTTTGGGCCGCAGGAGTTCGGGCGTCACCGCTCGCGAAGATTGTCGCCGCCTCGACCGGAGCCCAAATGGACCGGGCCGGGCGCGTGATTGTGGAACGCGATCTCAGCCTGCCGGGCTTCCCCGAGATTTTCGTGATCGGCGACATGGCGAACTATGGACATCACGGCGAACGTCCCTTGCCAGGCGTCGCGCCGGTTGCCATTCAGGAAGGGCAGTTCGTCGCCAGGCTGATCGACAGCCGCGTCCGCGAGAAGCCGGCGCCGGTGTTCAAATACCACGACCGCGGGAATCTGGCGACGATTGGCCGCTGGTCGGCGGTCGCCGATTTCCAGTGGCTGCAGATGTCCGGGTTCTTCGCCTGGGTACTCTGGCTCGTCGTTCACCTGCTCAACATTATCAGCTTCCGCAATCGGGTGCTGGTGCTGATTCAATGGGGCTGGAATTTCCTGTCGAGCGACCGCTCAGCACGACTCATCACCGGCGAATACCGTCCGCCCGATGTTTCCTATCTGGGCCGAATCCCGCCAGATCAGGAAGTCGCCCCGGCAGGCCGCATCGAAGGCAGCGGTCGAATTGAGAACGCAGCCGCGAAAGAGTAG
- a CDS encoding alpha/beta hydrolase family protein, producing MLNSRLSVPAWFVIAAGLLISAVQAEDSAPGDALLNEYFRQRTAELSERCVADVKTASDWTAQRDARRTELQKMLGLFPWPERTPLKPVVTGTLERDDFVVEKLHFQSRPGLYVTGNLYRPRQITGRLPAILYLCGHATMKDKTVSFGNKTGYQHHGAWFARNGYVCLMIDTIQLGEIEGIHHGTYKYDMWWWHNRGYTPAGVEAWNGIRALDYLQSRADIDPEKIGVTGRSGGGAYTWYVTALDDRVKAAAPVAGITNLQNHIVDGCITGHCDCMFMVNREGWDFPLLAALVAPRPLLIVNTDSDSIFPLDGVVDVFTRTRRIYDLLGAGKDIGLVIGPGGHQDTQALQNAAFSWFNKYLKNDSAPITLVAEKMFKPAELKVFDKLPEDERVTTVQEWFVPSQPDQSAAKSAYVPSRVGLRSVNDLDVHLVRTVERDQYRLREFEFASEDPYRLTFLVVDGSESKEPITVTVLTPEEWDAKSAAIERFFRHAASTDAFSDFFPSAGTQVFIAPRGAGKTRWTADAKAETHIRRRFALLGTTEDERRIIDLANALNAVPLALNQPNAELLVSAQKVSAGWALHAALLLDHPLQWRLLNMGIREADGPYILGISRETALPAMLLQAAESGHRIELDSTTEADAKFWQWLKALAREREIYTLTVKP from the coding sequence ATGCTCAACTCCCGCCTGAGTGTTCCAGCGTGGTTTGTGATTGCCGCCGGCCTGTTGATCTCCGCCGTGCAGGCAGAAGATTCCGCGCCGGGCGATGCGTTGCTCAATGAGTATTTCCGGCAACGGACAGCCGAACTTAGCGAGCGGTGTGTGGCGGATGTGAAAACGGCAAGCGACTGGACCGCGCAGCGGGATGCTCGACGCACCGAATTGCAGAAGATGCTGGGACTCTTCCCCTGGCCGGAACGGACGCCGCTAAAACCGGTCGTCACCGGCACGCTGGAACGCGATGACTTCGTCGTCGAGAAACTGCACTTCCAGTCGCGTCCAGGACTCTATGTCACGGGGAATCTTTACCGCCCCAGACAGATCACTGGCCGCTTGCCGGCGATCCTGTATCTCTGCGGGCACGCCACGATGAAAGACAAGACGGTCAGCTTCGGCAACAAAACCGGCTATCAGCATCATGGAGCCTGGTTCGCCCGGAACGGGTATGTCTGTTTAATGATCGACACGATTCAACTCGGAGAGATCGAGGGGATTCACCACGGCACCTACAAGTATGACATGTGGTGGTGGCACAACCGGGGCTATACGCCGGCCGGAGTCGAAGCCTGGAATGGCATTCGCGCCCTCGACTATCTGCAATCGCGAGCGGACATTGATCCGGAGAAGATCGGCGTCACCGGCCGCTCGGGGGGCGGGGCGTATACCTGGTATGTCACCGCGCTCGACGACCGCGTGAAAGCGGCGGCGCCCGTTGCCGGGATCACCAATCTGCAGAACCACATTGTCGACGGCTGCATCACCGGGCACTGCGACTGCATGTTCATGGTGAACCGCGAAGGCTGGGATTTCCCCCTGCTCGCGGCGCTTGTCGCTCCTCGTCCTCTTCTGATTGTGAACACCGATAGCGATTCCATCTTCCCGCTGGATGGCGTGGTCGACGTCTTCACCAGAACCCGTCGCATTTACGATCTGCTTGGGGCAGGCAAAGACATCGGTCTGGTCATCGGCCCCGGCGGCCATCAGGACACTCAGGCTTTACAAAATGCCGCCTTCAGCTGGTTCAACAAATACTTGAAGAACGATTCCGCTCCGATCACGCTTGTCGCCGAGAAGATGTTTAAGCCAGCCGAACTCAAGGTTTTCGACAAGCTGCCTGAGGACGAACGGGTGACGACCGTGCAGGAATGGTTCGTCCCGTCCCAGCCCGATCAATCGGCGGCAAAGTCCGCATATGTACCCAGCCGCGTCGGACTGCGGAGCGTCAATGACCTCGACGTCCATCTGGTGCGAACAGTTGAGCGCGACCAGTATCGGCTGCGTGAATTTGAGTTCGCCTCTGAAGATCCATATCGCCTGACGTTTCTGGTGGTCGATGGCTCGGAGTCAAAGGAACCCATCACCGTCACGGTTTTGACGCCAGAGGAATGGGACGCGAAATCTGCCGCGATCGAGCGGTTCTTTCGGCACGCTGCCAGTACAGACGCCTTCAGCGACTTCTTTCCCAGTGCGGGGACGCAAGTTTTCATCGCTCCTCGCGGTGCTGGCAAGACCCGTTGGACGGCCGATGCCAAAGCCGAGACACACATTCGACGCCGGTTCGCACTGCTGGGGACAACCGAGGACGAACGCCGCATCATCGATCTTGCCAATGCACTCAATGCGGTGCCGTTGGCGCTCAATCAGCCGAACGCCGAACTGCTTGTTTCCGCGCAAAAAGTGAGTGCAGGCTGGGCGCTGCATGCGGCGTTGCTGCTCGATCACCCGTTGCAGTGGCGACTGCTCAACATGGGCATCCGCGAGGCAGACGGCCCGTACATCCTCGGGATCTCACGCGAGACCGCATTGCCTGCCATGCTATTACAGGCGGCCGAATCAGGTCATCGCATCGAACTCGACAGCACGACTGAGGCCGACGCCAAGTTCTGGCAATGGCTGAAGGCCCTCGCCCGCGAGCGTGAAATCTATACGCTGACCGTCAAACCCTGA
- a CDS encoding glycoside hydrolase family 88 protein: protein MLTIDSQLRPADLLPAIERMWAESARCLDELEASWSPARGSPVFTIKGEYTSQGWTEWTQGFQFGSALLQFDATGDERFLEIGRKRTIELMAPHVSHIGVHDHGFNNVSTYGTLRRLVLESKIPRDQRELDLYELALKVSGAVQASRWSRTHDGGGYIYSFNGPHSLFADTIRSLRSLAIAHQLGHRLMGENDESFSLLSRLLQHARTTADYNVYYGNGRDTWDVPGRVVHESIFNPNDGRYRCPSSQQGYSPFTTWTRGAAWIVTGYAEQLEFLATLSNEEFAAFGGKEEVMQWMERAAIVSAAGFIADCPTDGVPYWDNGAPGLVHLGRWRERPAMPFNEYEPVDSSAAAIAAQGLIRLGNFLNQSESGGDQFLQAGLTMLQTLLSETYLNAQAGHQGLLLHSVYHRPRNWDYIPRGRKIPCGEACMWGDYHLRETCLLVQRMAKKEPYYRFFGPDFR from the coding sequence ATGCTGACGATTGATTCTCAGCTCCGCCCTGCGGACCTGTTGCCTGCAATTGAGCGGATGTGGGCCGAGTCGGCCCGCTGTCTGGACGAGCTGGAAGCAAGCTGGAGCCCCGCCCGCGGCTCGCCTGTCTTCACGATCAAAGGGGAATACACCTCCCAAGGCTGGACTGAATGGACGCAAGGCTTCCAGTTCGGCTCGGCTCTCCTACAGTTTGACGCAACAGGCGATGAGCGGTTTCTGGAAATCGGCCGCAAGCGGACGATTGAACTGATGGCGCCGCACGTCAGTCACATCGGCGTCCATGACCACGGCTTCAACAACGTCAGCACCTACGGCACGCTGCGGCGACTCGTGCTGGAAAGCAAGATTCCGCGAGACCAGCGGGAACTCGACCTGTACGAACTGGCCCTCAAGGTCAGCGGTGCCGTGCAGGCGTCCCGCTGGAGCCGCACGCACGACGGCGGCGGATACATCTACTCCTTCAATGGTCCGCATTCGCTGTTCGCCGACACGATTCGCTCGTTGCGGTCGTTGGCAATCGCCCATCAGTTGGGTCACCGACTGATGGGAGAGAATGACGAATCGTTCTCTCTGCTCAGCCGACTGCTGCAACACGCCAGAACGACAGCCGACTACAACGTCTACTACGGGAATGGCCGCGATACCTGGGATGTGCCAGGGCGTGTCGTTCACGAAAGCATTTTCAATCCGAACGACGGCCGTTACCGCTGCCCGAGTTCGCAGCAAGGCTACAGCCCCTTCACCACCTGGACCCGCGGCGCGGCGTGGATCGTGACGGGGTATGCCGAGCAACTCGAGTTCCTGGCCACGCTGTCGAATGAAGAGTTCGCAGCGTTTGGCGGGAAAGAGGAAGTCATGCAGTGGATGGAGCGCGCGGCCATCGTCAGTGCGGCCGGCTTCATTGCCGACTGCCCGACCGACGGCGTTCCGTACTGGGACAACGGTGCGCCCGGCCTGGTCCATCTCGGCCGCTGGCGGGAGCGTCCGGCGATGCCGTTCAATGAGTACGAACCAGTCGACAGTTCGGCCGCGGCGATTGCCGCACAAGGCCTGATTCGGCTCGGCAACTTTCTGAATCAGAGCGAGTCAGGCGGCGACCAGTTTCTTCAGGCGGGCCTGACGATGTTGCAGACGCTGCTCAGCGAAACCTACCTCAACGCTCAGGCAGGCCATCAGGGGCTGTTGCTGCACTCGGTCTACCACCGCCCGCGAAACTGGGACTACATCCCGCGAGGCCGGAAAATCCCCTGCGGCGAAGCCTGCATGTGGGGCGACTACCACCTCCGCGAAACCTGCCTGCTGGTGCAGCGGATGGCGAAGAAGGAACCGTATTACAGGTTCTTTGGACCCGATTTTCGGTGA